In Zingiber officinale cultivar Zhangliang chromosome 6A, Zo_v1.1, whole genome shotgun sequence, a single genomic region encodes these proteins:
- the LOC121994347 gene encoding 60S ribosomal protein L27a-3-like produces MTTRFKKNRKKRGHVSAGHGRIGKHRKHPGGRGNAGGMHHHRILFDKYHPGYFGKVGMRYFHRLRNKFHCPIVNIDSLWSLVPEGVKDEASKSGSGPNAPLIDVTQFGYFKVLGKGALPPGRPIVVKAKLVSKIAEKKIKAAGGAVVLTA; encoded by the coding sequence ATGACAACCCGCTTCAAGAAGAACCGGAAGAAGAGGGGCCACGTTAGCGCCGGCCACGGACGTATCGGCAAGCACCGGAAGCATCCCGGTGGTCGCGGTAACGCCGGAGGCATGCACCACCATCGCATCCTCTTCGACAAGTATCACCCGGGTTACTTCGGGAAGGTCGGTATGCGCTACTTCCATCGCCTCCGCAACAAGTTCCACTGCCCCATCGTCAACATCGACAGCCTCTGGTCCCTCGTCCCCGAAGGTGTCAAGGACGAGGCCTCCAAGAGCGGCAGCGGCCCAAATGCTCCGCTCATCGACGTCACCCAGTTTGGGTACTTCAAGGTCCTCGGCAAAGGGGCGTTGCCTCCGGGCCGCCCCATCGTCGTGAAGGCCAAGCTTGTGTCGAAGATTGCTGAGAAGAAGATCAAGGCAGCGGGCGGCGCTGTCGTGCTCACTGCTTGA
- the LOC121997708 gene encoding transcription initiation factor TFIID subunit 9-like, translating to MEGDGGGGRRDEAEEPRDARVVKELLRSMGLEEGEYEPRVVHQFLELAYRYVVDVLTDAQIYADHASKTSIDPDDVRLAIQAKVNFSFSQPPPREVLLELAKNKNKVPLPKTIAPPGSIPLPPEQDTLISPNYQLLIPRKQPAQVEETEEESGDGANVNPNSTNNLSQEQRTAYVDPQPFQQTQQRVSFPLSSAAKRPRGQ from the exons ATGGAAGGCGACGGCGGCGGGGGGCGGAGAGATGAGGCGGAGGAGCCGCGGGACGCCCGGGTGGTTAAGGAGCTACTCCGGTCGATGGGTCTGGAGGAGGGGGAGTACGAGCCGCGAGTGGTGCACCAGTTCCTGGAGCTCGCCTACCGCTACGTGGTGGACGTGCTCACCGACGCCCAGATCTACGCCGACCATGCCTCCAAGACCTCCATCGATCCCGACGACGTGCGACTCGCCATCCAGGCGAAGGTCAATTTTTCCTTCTCGCAGCCCCCGCCGCGCGAG GTGCTGCTCGAACTTGCTAAGAACAAGAATAAGGTTCCATTGCCCAAGACAATTGCACCACCAGGAAGCATTCCCTTGCCACCCGAACAGGACACCTTGATCAGCCCCAATTATCAGCTACTGATACCAAGGAAGCAGCCCGCTCAGGTTGAAGAAACAGAGGAGGAAAGCGGTGACGGTGCTAATGTAAACCCCAACTCCACTAACAACTTATCTCAGGAGCAGAGAACTGCTTATGTTGATCCACAACCCTTCCAGCAGACTCAGCAGAGAGTGTCTTTTCCTCTTTCTTCAGCAGCAAAGCGTCCAAGGGGGCAATGA